From a single Desulfobaccales bacterium genomic region:
- a CDS encoding toll/interleukin-1 receptor domain-containing protein: MLRRRIYLLLIIFLCMIPLGTVVFVLFEPGEGPALSKIGRGLWLTIQDTIPFGTYGDMVPVTTAGRIVAICIRFLSLILLGVAIYSALQASLFEQVDTIAREKYSTIDEKPLNIFISYRRADSAGHSGRVFDRLSAQFGHEHVFMDIDTIVPGEDFIQVIEKTISSCDLIVAVMGPGWTGIGVQKSRIFHENDFVRLEIKHALQQGIPIISVLINEAHLPGAIELPEDIQGILKQPALELRDANWNGDFQKFLDMIESQRRKLDA; the protein is encoded by the coding sequence ATGCTGAGACGCAGGATTTATCTTCTTTTAATTATTTTCCTTTGCATGATTCCGTTAGGGACTGTCGTATTCGTTTTATTTGAACCAGGCGAAGGACCAGCTTTAAGCAAGATAGGTCGTGGCCTCTGGTTGACAATTCAAGATACCATACCGTTTGGAACATATGGAGACATGGTTCCGGTTACCACAGCTGGACGCATAGTTGCTATTTGCATAAGGTTTCTTAGCCTAATTTTACTGGGAGTAGCAATTTATTCGGCGCTGCAAGCTTCGCTCTTTGAGCAAGTCGATACCATTGCGCGGGAAAAATATTCCACAATTGATGAAAAACCACTTAACATCTTTATCAGCTATCGTAGGGCAGATAGTGCCGGACACAGTGGCAGGGTTTTTGACCGACTCTCTGCCCAGTTTGGTCATGAACATGTATTCATGGATATCGATACCATCGTGCCGGGGGAGGACTTTATACAGGTAATTGAAAAAACAATCTCTTCCTGTGATCTCATTGTGGCCGTCATGGGGCCAGGATGGACCGGGATAGGCGTTCAAAAAAGCCGCATATTCCATGAAAATGATTTCGTGCGCCTTGAAATCAAACATGCGCTCCAACAGGGGATTCCCATCATTTCAGTCTTGATCAATGAGGCCCACCTGCCGGGCGCCATCGAACTCCCGGAGGATATTCAGGGAATCTTAAAGCAGCCGGCGCTTGAACTCAGGGATGCGAATTGGAACGGGGACTTCCAGAAATTCCTTGATATGATTGAATCCCAGAGGCGAAAACTGGATGCATAA